From one Lotus japonicus ecotype B-129 chromosome 3, LjGifu_v1.2 genomic stretch:
- the LOC130746559 gene encoding putative hydrolase C777.06c, with protein MVVTSNPIRLLPSSLASLAHHHSPFSRRWRRPSSISLPAVSPIHSISANGGGGGAEIDQTEIVFMGTGTSEGVPRVSCLTNPLSKCSVCSKAARPGDKNRRLNTSILIRHPNPSGTHNILIDAGKFFYHSALQWFPALGIRTLDAVIITHSHADAIGGLDDLRDWTNNVQPSIPIYVAKRDFEVMKKTHYYLVDTSVVLPGAAVSDLQFKIISEEPFVVHGLKFTPLPVWHGKGYRSLGFRFGNICYISDVSEIPEETYPLLKDCEILIMDALRPDRSTATHFGLPRALEEVRKIQPKRTLFTGMMHLMDHEEVNSYLTKLLESEGLDAQLSYDGLRIPVKL; from the exons ATGGTGGTTACCTCCAACCCCAttcgtcttcttccttcttccctCGCCTCTTTGGCTCACCATCACTCCCCATTTTCACGGCGGTGGCGGCGTCCCTCTTCCATCTCACTCCCCGCAGTTTCTCCCATCCACTCCA TTTCTGCcaatggaggaggaggaggtgctGAGATTGATCAAACAGAAATTGTATTCATGGGGACTGGAACTAGTGAAGGGGTTCCGCGAGTTAGCTGCTTGACTAATCCTTTAAGCAAATGTTCG GTCTGTTCGAAAGCGGCGAGACCGGGTGATAAGAATAGGAGACTTAACACCAGCATCCTTATTCGTCACCCTAACCCCTCTGGAACACACAATATTCTTATAGATGCTGGAAA ATTTTTCTATCACAGTGCTCTCCAGTGGTTTCCTGCACTTGG GATAAGAACACTTGATGCTGTTATTATTACTCATTCACATGCTGATGCAATTGGAG GTCTTGATGATCTTAGAGATTGGACGAACAATGTTCAGCCATCTATTCCAATATATGTTGCCAAGCGTGACTTTGAG GTGATGAAGAAGACCCATTATTATTTAGTAGATACAAGTGTTGTCTTACCTGGTGCTGCGGTCTCAGACTTGCAATTCAAAATCATATCCGAAGAACCATTTGTAGTACATGGATTAAAA TTTACCCCATTACCAGTTTGGCATGGCAAGGGTTATCGCTCCCTTGGTTTTCGTTTTGGCAATATATGCTACATAAG TGATGTCAGTGAAATTCCTGAAGAAACTTATCCACTTTTAAAGGACTGTGAAATTCTAATCATG GATGCACTGAGACCCGATCGCTCTACAGCCACACATTTTGGACTTCCAAGG GCCTTAGAGGAAGTGCGAAAAATTCAACCCAAAAGGACACTTTTCACTG GTATGATGCATCTGATGGATCATGAAGAAGTAAATAGCTATCTTACAAAACTATTGGAGTCTGAGGGTCTTGATGCACAACTGAGCTATGATGGGCTTCGTATACCAGTTAAACTCTAA
- the LOC130746560 gene encoding protein indeterminate-domain 7-like, which yields MFHQQQQQQQPVMEENMSNLTSASGEASANSSGNRTEIGTSYPPQQYLDHPPPTQTQPVLKKKRNLPGNPDPDAEVVAMSPKSLLATNRFFCEICSKGFHRDQNLQLHRRGHNLPWKLKQRTSKEVKKKVYVCPEPTCVHHDPSRALGDLTGIKKHFSRKHGEKKWKCEKCSKKYAVQSDWKAHSKTCGTREYRCDCGTLFSRRDSFITHRAFCDALAEESARGETGGTLTNNPLVLPPPSQSQQPSSSSNHHQHMINLQTQFNHHLQNNQNLLHGFPLKKEQLSFNFGQEIMPPWLGPQSSTINNVDHHHHNLSSASMFSSQEENPNPSMGPTLPPYQTVPPSPHMSATALLQKAAQMGATMTTTTTAASAPAMISRTHHQPHVPPHSAANNNSSIGNFGFNLSSRDAAAAGVTAAPPSLLHDVINSFSSNSAFEGNPFEDSFSAILNSKKELNFHDNDTLSKKATTTTDSGGGGGGGGGNDDLTRDFLGLRPLSHSDILSIAGIGNCMSDQENQSQKPWQG from the exons ATGTTccatcaacaacaacagcaacaacaacctgTGATGGAAGAAAACATGTCAAATTTGACTTCTGCATCAGGTGAAGCTAGTGCTAATTCCTCAGGAAACAGAACTGAAATTGGCACCAGTTACCCTCCTCAACAATACTTGGATCATCCACCCCCAACTCAAACTCAACCAGTactaaagaaaaagagaaacctTCCAGGAAACCCAG ACCCAGATGCTGAAGTGGTTGCTATGTCCCCTAAGAGTCTTTTAGCCACAAATAGATTCTTCTGTGAGATCTGCAGCAAAGGGTTTCATAGAGACCAAAATCTCCAACTTCACAGAAGAGGGCATAATTTACCATGGAAGCTGAAGCAGAGAACAAGCAAAgaggtgaagaagaaggtgTACGTGTGCCCGGAACCTACCTGCGTGCACCATGACCCGTCGAGGGCCCTGGGGGACCTCACAGGGATCAAGAAGCACTTCAGCAGAAAGCATGGTGAGAAGAAGTGGAAATGTGAGAAGTGTTCCAAGAAGTATGCAGTTCAATCAGATTGGAAAGCTCATTCCAAAACCTGTGGCACCAGGGAGTACAGATGTGACTGTGGAACCCTTTTCTCAAG GAGGGACAGTTTCATAACCCATAGAGCATTCTGTGATGCACTAGCAGAGGAGAGTGCAAGAGGTGAGACAGGTGGCACATTAACCAACAATCCACTTGTACTACCACCACCCTCACAATCACAACAACCTTCATCCTCCTCTAATCATCATCAACACATGATAAATCTCCAAACCCAATTCAATCATCATCTCCAGAACAACCAGAACCTCCTCCATGGTTTCCCATTGAAAAAAGAGCAGCTAAGTTTCAACTTTGGTCAAGAAATCATGCCCCCTTGGCTTGGCCCACAAAGTAGTACTATTAATAATgttgatcatcatcatcataatctctCCTCTGCATCAATGTTCTcatcccaagaagaaaaccctaACCCTAGCATGGGCCCCACCCTCCCACCCTACCAAACAGTTCCTCCTTCCCCACACATGTCAGCCACAGCATTGCTGCAGAAAGCAGCTCAAATGGGTGCAACCATGACCACCACCACAACAGCTGCATCAGCACCAGCCATGATCAGTAGGACCCACCACCAGCCTCACGTGCCTCCTCATTCAGCTGCCAACAACAATTCTTCAATTGGTAATTTTGGTTTCAACTTGTCCTCACGTGATGCTGCTGCTGCTGGTGTTACTGCTGCTCCACCATCCCTTCTTCATGATGTTATcaactctttctcttctaattCTGCTTTTGAAGGAAACCCTTTTGAGGACTCATTTAGTGCCATTCTAAATTCAAAGAAAGAACTTAACTTTCATGATAATGACACCCTTTCTAAAaaggccaccaccaccacggatagcggtggtggtggtggtggcggcggcggaaATGATGACTTGACGAGAGATTTCTTGGGTCTAAGACCCCTCTCTCATAGTGATATTCTCAGCATAGCTGGCATTGGAAACTGCATGAGTGATCAAGAAAACCAATCTCAAAAGCCATGGCAAGGTTAG
- the LOC130746562 gene encoding putative F-box protein At3g16210, which translates to MPNPSLPEELIQEILLRLPVKSLVRFKCVCKSWLSLISDPKFAKSHYDLASEPTYRFLFISTSDSQVQSIDIEASLIDHDSPVLSTHVLPHPVSAWSISNSRIYGSCRGFLLLNYRQRDLLVWNPSTGAFKPIPYPHSNSLYGFWYDASTDDYLVLFMKIPYAPDWKTDIDIFSLKTNSWDQIEGFKFPYWITRARTEAGLLLNGALHWLVYSCDYDCVIIAFDLIGRSLFEIPLPYGIHTEDIEGVHLRVMGDCLCLCNPNSSDRAMAEIWMMKEYKVHSSWTKSFVLPTDNIPRNFFLPMCFTKSEGLFGSNCSGSLVKFNSEGVLTEHAACRSKSFKLDLLEFAVYRESLLSLPGDFGESSEDGQQ; encoded by the coding sequence atgccGAATCCTAGTCTCCCTGAGGAATTGATACAGGAAATTCTGTTGAGGTTGCCGGTGAAATCTCTTGTACGCTTCAAATGCGTGTGTAAGTCATGGCTCTCTCTTATTTCCGATCCCAAATTCGCAAAATCGCATTACGACTTAGCCTCTGAACCCACCTATCGATTTCTCTTCATATCAACTTCTGATTCCCAAGTGCAATCCATAGACATAGAAGCATCACTTATTGATCATGATTCTCCAGTATTATCAACTCACGTTCTTCCTCACCCTGTTTCTGCTTGGTCTATTAGTAACAGTCGAATTTATGGTTCTTGCCGAGGCTTTTTACTTTTGAACTACAGGCAGCGTGATCTCCTTGTGTGGAATCCATCAACAGGTGCTTTCAAACCAATACCCTACCCACATTCGAATTCCCTATACGGATTTTGGTATGATGCATCAACAGATGATTATCTGGTTCTTTTTATGAAAATTCCATATGCCCCTGATTGGAAAACAGAtattgatattttctcattGAAAACCAATTCGTGGGATCAAATTGAGGGTTTCAAATTCCCATATTGGATTACCCGGGCTAGAACTGAAGCTGGTCTTCTTTTAAATGGAGCTCTTCATTGGTTGGTTTACTCTTGTGATTATGATTGTGTCATAATTGCTTTTGATTTGATAGGAAGGAGTTTATTTGAGATTCCTTTACCATATGGTATACATACGGAAGATATCGAAGGAGTTCATCTGAGGGTTATGGGAGATTGTCTTTGTCTGTGTAATCCTAATAGTAGTGATCGTGCAATGGCTGAGATATGGATGATGAAAGAGTATAAAGTGCACTCATCTTGGACTAAGTCATTTGTTCTGCCCACTGATAACATCCCTCGTAACTTTTTTCTTCCAATGTGCTTCACCAAATCTGAAGGATTATTTGGATCAAATTGCAGTGGAAGTTTAGTGAAATTTAATAGCGAAGGAGTTTTAACTGAACATGCCGCATGCAGAAGTAAGTCTTTCAAACTGGATCTACTAGAGTTTGCCGTGTATAGAGAAAGCCTACTCTCCCTCCCTGGTGACTTTGGGGAATCAAGTGAAGATGGCCAACAATAA
- the LOC130746561 gene encoding uncharacterized protein LOC130746561 has protein sequence MAVKPTVALRAILVGGIAAFAKVAGAMKAAGGVKIGAAAAAMTAAATAAMTGSKQEEKDAAQQSPK, from the coding sequence ATGGCAGTAAAACCAACAGTTGCATTGAGGGCCATCCTTGTTGGAGGCATAGCAGCATTTGCTAAAGTAGCAGGTGCAATGAAGGCTGCAGGTGGTGTAAAAATTGGAGCAGCTGCAGCTGCCATGACGGCGGCAGCGACTGCAGCTATGACTGGATCTAAACAAGAGGAAAAAGATGCTGCTCAACAGTCTCCTAAATAA